The region GGGGCTGACCGAGGGCTCGGGGGTGGCTCCAGCCCATCCCACACATCTGCAAGCCCCAGTGAAGGGGTGCGGGGTGGGAacccctctctccctgcccgGGGCAGGTGGAaggggctcctgtggggctgctcttACGTAGACCACGGCCGAGAGCTCCTGCCGCACGTTGGACCAGTCGGCGTTGGCCCTGTCGGGGTTGGCGCCGTTGTCGAACACGGTGAACCTCGTTCCCATCAGGTTGGACCTGCAGCCAAGGGTGGCACATGGCTGTGGCTGAGGCCACCGagtcccctctgccccctctgTGACCCCTTTCCAGGCACAgccttggttttggtttggctgaaaatccccagtgctgctccccacCAATGCCAACCATCCCACTCTCCAGTGATTTTCTTGGGTTCAAGGATCCCCTAAATCGGGGTGTCATAGGGTGCTGCCACCACGGGGACCCCCAGCATTGCTgtgtggctgctggcagggcgGGCTGGGACTTGCCAGGTGCCTTTTCTAGCCATGACCTGTCTGCTGGGAGGAACCGGCCGAGCTTGTTTTCCCCTCTCAGCCCCCCACCCCTCCTCAGGTGGGACACAGCAGGGGGAAATGCTGAATTAACCTCCTGTCTGCACCAGCCATGGCTTGGGACGGCCTGTAAGCCATGGAGTGGGGAGAGGGTGCTGCAGAAATGGGGTGCCACCAAGCTGGGGTGCCACCAAACAGGGGTGCCCCCAAACTGGGGTGCCAGCTCCGCTCCTACCTCAGCTTCCCGATGAAGTTCTCTCCACCCCGTGACAGGTCAGTGGGGTCGATGGAGATGAGGTAGTTGGAGGTTTTGCTCTTCTTACGCTTTCTCCCAGCAAGGAGGAACACCTGGTACAGCAGTGGGACCATGTGGGAGCGGGACATTGTCACTGCCATCGCCACTGCTGTCCCCCAACAAGTCACTGCCGTGACCTTGAGCAAGTCATGAAGATGATCCCCAAAATACTGcctgcactgcagggcaggaggggctgagcccagcccagctttagtggctctccagctctgttAGCTCATCCTCCCAGGCACAGGAACTGCACGAgaggggagcagccccacccaggaCCCACCAGCACATGGGGACGCAGGTGAGCATCCCCCCAAACCCTGAGGGTGCTCTCTAGGACGGCAGCAGCGCCCCAGGGGTCTCCACGCCCCCACCCCAAATCACCTTCTTGTCATTGTCCAGGTGCAGGTAGTAGGTGGGGTAGAGCCCCCTGTCCATGCCCTTCTTGTCCCGTGTCACCCGGCACTTGACGGTGACGCCCTGCGGCGCCggctgcagcacaaactccTCCAGGTTCTCCACCTCGATCACAGGGGACGGGGGcctctcctccttctgctgCAGGGTGAGAGGGATggtgagcccagagccccctcCCAAACTCCCCAGCTCATTGCTCCTTGCTGTCCATCCCCCCATGGCTCTGCagctggtggctctggggacactctggtggctctggggacactctggTGGCTTTCACTGGAGGATGCTGCAAACCTCCCAACCTGCCCTGAGGGGTTCCCCATGGCTCTCAGGGGTCTTTTTTACCTTCTTTGATTTCTTTGCTTTCCCCTTCTTGTTGGAGTTTTTCTGGAGGGTCTCAGAGGTCTCCTCCTCACTCTCATCTCCTTTGGGAGGAACTGCTGGCAGGAACACATAGGGACACAGAAGGGAGAAGATCCTGACTCTGCTGAGCCCCAAAACCAAGCTCAGCATAGACCCATGCCAACATCAATGATTGTAACCCCCTCTCCATGGCCAAGCTCCCTGCACCCCCACAAGCCCCACCAGAACCCTCCAGTGCCAggctctcacctttctttttggattttttctcttttggggGGTCCCCACCAGTCTGAAAGAGGGATGCtgggtttttcttcttctctgacCTAATGGGTTTGGTGCTGGAGTCGGAATCATCCTCCTCATCACTGCTGGTGGCAGCTGtgagggacatgggggacataAGGGGACATGGTCACGCAACACTGggggctgtgggctcagggtgatgccacctcctcctgctcatCCCATACCTTTCTTCTtgcctttcttctccttcttcacCTGGAACACCGACATTGGCTCCTTCTTGGCGCCTTTGGTGGATTTGGCTTTGCTGTCAGGGTCACTCTTGTCTTCTGCTGGGACAGAGGAGCTGATGAGCAGCCAGCcagggggatgggaatgggCAGTGACGGGGACAAGGCGGGGACAGGATtggagcagcagaaagggctGAGATCACTTGGGGAGGGGGCgatggccctgcagccccctgagccccccggGACAGTGAAggcccctccctgctcccagcaaggACAggtcccagagctgggctcGAGCCATCCCTGGGCACTCACCCTTGGGCTTCAGCTTCTTCTCCCCCCCGCCTGAGAGGGGCTCTTTGGGAACCTTCTTCTTGAGCTTTTTGGGCGGGTTTTTATTCTCCgactcttcctcctcttcctcatcatcctcatcctctgccGGCTCTGCCCAGAGGTGACCACAGCATCAGCCAACACACTGGACACCCACCCCTGGGGTGGTGACCGGaccctcctgctgtccctcagggtgATGTTGGGGGTCTGaccctcctgctgtccccagggatggtgTTGGgggtcctgctgtccccaggggtggTGTTGGgggtcctgctgtccccagaggtGATGGCCGGGGTCTGaccctcctgctgtccccccgGTGATGGTGTTGGGGGTCTGaccctcctgctgtccccctggTGATGGTGTTGGAggtcctgctgtccccctggTGATGGTGTTGGGGGTCTGaccctcctgctgtccccatggatGGTGTTGGgggtcctgctgtccccagaggtGATGGCCGGGGTCTGaccctcctgctgtccccccgGTGATGGTGTTGGGGGTCTGaccctcctgctgtccccatggatGGTGTTGGgggtcctgctgtccccaggggtgaTGGCCGGGGTCTGaccctcctgctgtccccatggatGGTGTTGGgggtcctgctgtccccaggggtgaTGGCCGGGGTCTGaccctcctgctgtccccaggggtggTGTTGGgggtcctgctgtccccagggatggtgTTGGGGGTCTGaccctcctgctgtccccatggatGGTGTTGGgggtcctgctgtccccaggggtgaTGGCCGGGGTCTGatccccctgctgtccccccgGTGATGGTGTTGGGGGTCTGaccctcctgctgtccccccgGTGATGGTGTTGGGGGTCCTGCTGTCTCCAGGGATGGTGTTGGgggtcctgctgtccctccGGTGATGGTGTTGGGGGTCTGaccctcctgctgtccccccgGTGATGGTGTTGGGGGTCCTGCTGTCCCCCCGGTCTCCGGCGGGGCCGTGTCCAGCTCCGGGCACCGCAGCCGCAGCCACAGCGCCCTCTCGCGGCCGCAGCCGAGCCGATCCGAGCCGCTTTTCGCTCCCGGGAAGTGTTCGGGGACATCAGTGCCACCCACCCAGGGAGTGTGTCACCCCCTGTGCCCACTGTGCCCCTCCATCCCAACTCCCCGGTCAGGGCAATGAGCGCAGCATCCCCGTTCCTCCCAGGTCGTAGATGGGTTTTAGGCAAAAAACTCTGCCGGGGATGGGCAGAACCCCCGCAGAAGCTCCCACAGAAGCCCTGGAAGAAGCTCCAGCGGGCACTGGGAGCACCGACAGCGCTGTCGGGACGTGGTACAAAGGG is a window of Melospiza georgiana isolate bMelGeo1 chromosome 23, bMelGeo1.pri, whole genome shotgun sequence DNA encoding:
- the TULP1 gene encoding tubby-related protein 1, producing MSVFQVKKEKKGKKKAATSSDEEDDSDSSTKPIRSEKKKNPASLFQTGGDPPKEKKSKKKVPPKGDESEEETSETLQKNSNKKGKAKKSKKQKEERPPSPVIEVENLEEFVLQPAPQGVTVKCRVTRDKKGMDRGLYPTYYLHLDNDKKVFLLAGRKRKKSKTSNYLISIDPTDLSRGGENFIGKLRSNLMGTRFTVFDNGANPDRANADWSNVRQELSAVVYETNVLGFKGPRKMTVIIPGMSADCERVPIRPRNDNDGLLMRWQNRNMDNVIELHNKAPVWNDETQSYVLNFHGRVTHASVKNFQIVHSSDPDYIVMQFGRVADDAFTMDYNYPLCAVQAFAIALSSFDGKLACE